A window from Haloarchaeobius amylolyticus encodes these proteins:
- a CDS encoding saccharopine dehydrogenase family protein yields MSGTVVVLGGSGAMTSSCVYDLHRTSGFDEIVVADVDEENARKLLDVVDDERVTFTDVDATSTEDLVRVLEDADYVVNGLPYQFEDNVLDAIVEVGDITGVDLNAFDFDRILARSDEFEEAGCALWFCNGGVVSTIMLGMLACQDMDDVSEVNFYWGMWRLLTQTTAGLTDTVTYEHDPNVDERVVWQDGEVTKDLPPFGLRKEFDFPDPVGQQETYVITHPESITFPWSDIAQETGVERIVTRGVWHPEWQDYEETLLNAGLFDADPVEVNGTEVDPLEAMQQAIIQEGAEDEWRDPSELSPETEWTPQTILSTEVVGSAGDRGARSVYHMTQPFPFFDGNDITLMREYGCYVGVPLSVTLQLMAAGESTGTGIFTTETSGVSPERYFEAMEERGFELVAETTPAK; encoded by the coding sequence ATGAGCGGAACAGTAGTGGTACTAGGCGGTTCTGGCGCAATGACCTCGTCCTGTGTGTACGACCTGCACAGGACGAGCGGATTCGACGAGATCGTCGTCGCGGACGTCGACGAGGAGAACGCACGCAAGTTGCTCGACGTGGTCGACGACGAGCGGGTCACCTTCACGGACGTCGACGCGACCTCGACCGAGGACCTCGTCCGGGTGCTCGAGGACGCGGACTACGTCGTGAACGGGCTCCCCTACCAGTTCGAGGACAACGTGCTCGACGCCATCGTGGAGGTCGGTGACATCACGGGCGTCGACCTGAACGCGTTCGACTTCGACCGCATCCTCGCCCGCTCCGACGAGTTCGAGGAGGCGGGCTGTGCGCTGTGGTTCTGTAATGGCGGCGTCGTCAGCACCATCATGCTCGGCATGCTCGCGTGCCAGGACATGGACGACGTGAGCGAGGTGAACTTCTACTGGGGCATGTGGCGGCTGCTCACGCAGACGACCGCCGGCCTCACCGACACGGTCACCTACGAGCACGACCCGAACGTCGACGAACGCGTGGTCTGGCAGGACGGCGAGGTCACGAAGGACCTGCCGCCGTTCGGCCTGCGCAAGGAGTTCGACTTCCCGGACCCGGTCGGCCAGCAGGAGACGTACGTCATCACCCACCCCGAGTCCATCACGTTCCCGTGGTCGGACATCGCCCAGGAGACGGGTGTCGAGCGCATCGTCACCCGCGGTGTCTGGCACCCCGAGTGGCAGGACTACGAGGAGACGCTCCTGAACGCCGGATTGTTCGACGCGGACCCCGTCGAGGTGAACGGGACCGAGGTCGACCCACTGGAGGCCATGCAGCAGGCCATCATCCAGGAGGGCGCCGAGGACGAGTGGCGCGACCCGAGCGAACTCTCGCCGGAGACCGAGTGGACGCCCCAGACCATCCTCTCGACGGAGGTCGTCGGCTCGGCGGGCGACCGCGGCGCTCGGTCGGTCTACCACATGACCCAGCCCTTCCCGTTCTTCGACGGGAACGACATCACGCTGATGCGGGAGTACGGCTGCTACGTCGGCGTCCCGCTGTCGGTCACGCTCCAGCTCATGGCGGCCGGCGAATCCACCGGCACAGGCATCTTCACCACCGAGACCAGTGGCGTCTCCCCCGAACGGTACTTCGAGGCCATGGAGGAGCGCGGCTTCGAACTGGTCGCAGAGACGACGCCGGCGAAGTAA
- a CDS encoding aldehyde dehydrogenase family protein translates to MPETVGNFVSGEWTVSETGETFVVENPADPDDVVAHFQQSSAADTEAAIEAAADAQAEWADMPAPDRGRILTRTAQEIENRQEELTETLVREEGKARPEAAGEVQRAVDIFYYYAEKARDLGGDVKAASGRDTNLYTVGEPLGVAGLITPWNYPIAIPAWKLAPALVTGNTVVIKPASQAPNVARKLVECLEAAGIPDGVVNFVTGPGSEVGTELTTNESVDAISFTGSGNVGDVVYQQAAEDQKRVQLEMGGKNPTLVTENADVEEAAEVVGSGAFGVTGQACTATSRAIVHESVYDAFVAELVEYAESLSIGPGLDDYDMGPQVSASELDGTLTYIDVGTEEGATLETGGAALDDGEYDSGHFVEPTVFSDVSSDMRIAQEEIFGPVVGVIPVSDFEEGVAVANDTQYGLAASVVTDDLTEANRFVDEVEAGVVKVNEKTTGLELHVPFGGMKASSSETYREQGDAGLDFFTTTKTVYANY, encoded by the coding sequence ATGCCAGAGACAGTCGGCAACTTCGTCAGCGGTGAGTGGACAGTATCGGAGACGGGTGAGACCTTCGTGGTCGAGAACCCGGCCGACCCGGACGACGTGGTCGCGCACTTCCAGCAGTCGAGCGCGGCCGACACCGAAGCGGCCATCGAGGCGGCCGCCGACGCCCAGGCCGAGTGGGCGGACATGCCCGCACCGGACCGCGGCCGCATCCTCACCCGCACCGCACAGGAGATCGAGAACCGCCAGGAGGAACTGACCGAGACGCTCGTCCGTGAGGAGGGCAAGGCCCGCCCCGAGGCCGCGGGCGAGGTCCAGCGCGCCGTCGACATCTTCTACTACTACGCCGAGAAGGCGCGCGACCTCGGCGGCGACGTGAAGGCCGCGAGTGGCCGGGACACGAACCTCTACACCGTCGGGGAGCCCCTCGGCGTCGCCGGGCTCATCACGCCGTGGAACTACCCCATCGCCATCCCGGCGTGGAAGCTCGCGCCCGCCCTCGTCACGGGGAACACCGTGGTCATCAAGCCCGCCTCGCAGGCGCCCAACGTGGCGCGCAAGCTCGTCGAGTGCCTGGAGGCGGCCGGCATCCCGGACGGCGTGGTGAACTTCGTGACCGGTCCCGGCAGCGAGGTCGGCACCGAACTCACCACGAACGAGTCGGTCGACGCAATCTCGTTCACCGGAAGCGGCAACGTCGGTGACGTCGTCTACCAGCAGGCCGCCGAGGACCAGAAGCGCGTTCAACTGGAGATGGGCGGGAAGAACCCGACCCTCGTCACCGAGAACGCGGACGTCGAGGAAGCCGCCGAGGTCGTCGGGAGCGGTGCCTTCGGCGTCACCGGGCAGGCGTGTACCGCCACCTCTCGGGCCATCGTCCACGAGTCGGTGTACGACGCGTTCGTGGCAGAGCTCGTGGAGTACGCCGAGTCCCTCTCTATCGGCCCCGGCCTCGACGACTACGACATGGGCCCGCAGGTCAGTGCGAGCGAACTCGACGGCACCCTCACGTACATCGACGTCGGCACCGAGGAGGGTGCGACCCTCGAGACTGGCGGGGCGGCGCTCGACGACGGCGAGTACGACTCGGGTCACTTCGTCGAGCCGACCGTCTTCTCGGACGTCTCCTCCGACATGCGCATCGCCCAGGAGGAGATCTTCGGCCCGGTCGTGGGCGTCATCCCCGTCTCGGACTTCGAGGAGGGCGTCGCGGTCGCCAACGACACGCAGTACGGCCTCGCGGCCAGCGTCGTCACCGACGACCTGACCGAGGCGAACCGCTTCGTCGACGAGGTCGAGGCGGGCGTCGTCAAGGTGAACGAGAAGACGACCGGCCTCGAACTCCACGTCCCCTTCGGCGGGATGAAGGCCTCCTCCAGCGAGACCTACCGCGAACAGGGCGACGCCGGCCTCGACTTCTTCACCACGACGAAGACCGTCTACGCCAACTACTGA
- a CDS encoding IclR family transcriptional regulator, with product MTDSTPGTIRSDETLLSIVEVVEDLGEAGVTEIAEQVDVSKSTVHGHLATLRENGYVVADDGRYRLSLRFLQLGERVRTQTGIYSVARPHVDDLARETNELANLAVEEAGRGVYLYRTQGDQTIQFSTDAGDVHQLHCSATGKSMLAHMPRERVAEILDQHGLPAHTDQTITDEETLFETLAEVRERGVAFDDEEYGEGLRCVGAPVRGPEGEVLGAISVSGPATRLSGERYREELPELLRRAANLVEINLKQY from the coding sequence ATGACCGACTCCACGCCCGGCACGATTCGAAGCGACGAAACGCTGTTGAGCATCGTCGAGGTCGTCGAGGACCTCGGCGAGGCCGGCGTGACGGAGATCGCAGAGCAGGTCGACGTCTCGAAGAGCACGGTCCACGGCCACCTCGCGACCCTCCGGGAGAACGGGTACGTCGTGGCGGACGACGGGCGCTACCGGCTGAGTCTCCGGTTCCTCCAGCTCGGCGAGCGCGTCCGCACCCAGACGGGTATCTACAGCGTCGCACGCCCGCACGTGGACGACCTGGCGCGCGAGACCAACGAACTCGCCAACCTCGCGGTCGAGGAGGCGGGTCGTGGCGTCTACCTCTACCGTACCCAGGGCGACCAGACCATCCAGTTCTCGACCGACGCCGGCGACGTCCACCAGTTGCACTGTAGCGCGACGGGGAAGTCGATGCTCGCGCACATGCCACGCGAGCGCGTGGCGGAGATACTGGACCAGCACGGCCTCCCGGCCCACACCGACCAGACCATCACCGACGAGGAGACGCTCTTCGAGACGCTGGCCGAGGTCCGGGAACGCGGGGTCGCGTTCGACGACGAGGAATACGGGGAGGGACTACGCTGTGTGGGGGCGCCCGTTCGCGGCCCGGAGGGGGAGGTCCTCGGTGCCATCAGCGTCTCGGGCCCGGCGACGCGACTGTCGGGCGAACGCTACCGCGAGGAACTCCCCGAGTTGCTCCGACGCGCCGCGAACCTCGTCGAGATAAACCTGAAGCAGTACTGA
- the rdfA gene encoding rod-determining factor RdfA yields MEEDTPTDAGGGGRGKVARLIAQYGLAPEVGEDMVEQWTAEGDQRTSLRDLADQFNRRLLRAALESDGEHVRDSQVESYYRRLRHADLTAGERVELEQELAGRGVDIDQLETDFVSYQSIRTFVKNRGAEYVQAGDEAQLARDAESIERLRSRLQSVTTDRLDRLDRTDRIELGEYSLLVDVQVFCEDCGTQFDVVDLLENGGCACDS; encoded by the coding sequence ATGGAGGAAGACACGCCGACGGACGCCGGTGGGGGCGGCCGTGGCAAGGTCGCCAGGCTCATCGCGCAGTACGGGCTCGCCCCCGAGGTCGGCGAAGACATGGTCGAGCAGTGGACGGCAGAGGGCGACCAGCGCACGAGCCTCCGTGACCTCGCCGACCAGTTCAACCGCCGGCTGCTGCGAGCCGCACTCGAGAGCGACGGTGAACACGTGCGCGATAGTCAGGTCGAGTCGTACTACCGGCGGTTACGCCACGCCGACCTCACCGCCGGGGAGCGGGTCGAACTCGAACAGGAACTGGCGGGTCGCGGTGTCGATATCGACCAGCTCGAGACCGATTTCGTCTCGTACCAGTCCATCCGGACGTTCGTCAAGAACCGCGGCGCAGAGTACGTCCAGGCAGGTGACGAGGCCCAGTTAGCGCGAGACGCCGAGAGCATCGAACGGCTCCGCTCCCGGCTGCAGTCGGTGACGACGGACCGCCTCGACCGCCTCGACCGCACTGACCGCATCGAACTGGGCGAGTACTCCCTGCTCGTCGACGTGCAGGTGTTCTGTGAGGACTGCGGGACGCAGTTCGACGTCGTCGACCTGCTCGAGAACGGTGGCTGTGCGTGCGATTCCTAA
- a CDS encoding IclR family transcriptional regulator translates to MATQDGGRTLQTTQTSLEVVETLRAMDGARVTELAEEMGVAPSTMHAHLTTLREAEYVVKDGDVYHLSLKFLALGDYVGNRREAYRIADSYTEQLAGETECRAVFVVEENGRGVYLHTYSGKHAVWKYSTIGKRFHLHQTASGKALLSQLPEFRVREIAEKWGLPSRTDNTINDLEALLDELAEIRERGIAFNEEEQLDGVKAVGVPVQGADGQVVGAFSVASPANRVDEERFRTELPNILLGVANEFELEISLS, encoded by the coding sequence ATGGCTACACAGGACGGCGGACGCACGCTGCAGACGACCCAGACCTCACTCGAGGTCGTCGAGACGCTTCGAGCGATGGACGGTGCCCGGGTGACGGAACTCGCCGAGGAGATGGGTGTCGCCCCCAGTACGATGCACGCGCACCTCACGACGCTCCGGGAGGCCGAGTACGTGGTCAAGGACGGCGACGTCTACCACCTCAGTCTCAAGTTCCTCGCGCTGGGGGATTACGTCGGGAACCGCCGCGAGGCGTACCGCATCGCGGATTCCTACACCGAACAACTCGCCGGGGAGACCGAGTGTCGGGCGGTCTTCGTCGTCGAGGAGAACGGCCGGGGCGTCTACCTCCACACCTACTCCGGGAAGCACGCGGTCTGGAAGTACTCGACCATCGGGAAGCGGTTCCACCTCCACCAGACCGCCTCCGGCAAGGCCCTGCTCTCTCAGCTCCCGGAGTTCCGCGTGCGGGAGATCGCCGAGAAGTGGGGGCTCCCGAGCCGGACCGACAACACCATCAACGACCTGGAGGCGCTGCTCGACGAACTCGCCGAGATTCGCGAGAGAGGAATCGCGTTCAACGAGGAGGAACAACTCGACGGCGTGAAGGCGGTCGGCGTGCCGGTCCAGGGTGCAGACGGGCAGGTCGTCGGCGCGTTCAGCGTCGCCAGCCCCGCGAACCGCGTCGACGAGGAGCGCTTCCGGACCGAACTCCCGAACATCCTGCTCGGGGTCGCCAACGAGTTCGAACTCGAGATCTCCCTCTCCTGA
- a CDS encoding 3-keto-5-aminohexanoate cleavage protein: MPYSGYSDYFEKKLIISVATTGGHQGKEANPNLPEQPEEIAQDLAACEEAGASIVHLHARDEEGENTKDVARFQEMRDYIDEYCDDILVNFTTGGGGIYPREERIAPVLETDPRPELATIDLGPINFGQTRTAENTREQNEEYAERMRDAGVKPELELFNPGQIPEAQHLIEEDLLDAPYWATVIFGMQNGMPPGPRNLINFVDNLPEPVEWQALAVGKHQLPMTTAAITMGGHVRVGMEDNVYYRKGELAESNAQLVRRTARIADELERPIASPAEAREMLDL, encoded by the coding sequence ATGCCGTACAGTGGTTACAGCGACTACTTCGAGAAGAAGCTCATCATCAGTGTCGCCACGACGGGCGGACACCAGGGGAAGGAAGCGAACCCGAACCTCCCGGAACAGCCCGAAGAGATCGCACAGGACCTCGCCGCGTGCGAGGAGGCGGGCGCATCCATCGTTCACCTGCACGCACGAGACGAAGAGGGGGAGAACACCAAGGACGTGGCCCGGTTCCAGGAGATGCGGGATTACATCGACGAGTACTGCGACGACATCCTGGTGAACTTCACGACCGGCGGGGGTGGCATCTATCCCCGCGAGGAACGGATCGCGCCAGTCCTCGAGACGGACCCGAGACCGGAACTGGCGACCATCGACCTCGGCCCCATCAACTTCGGCCAGACCCGGACCGCCGAGAACACGCGCGAGCAGAACGAGGAGTACGCCGAACGGATGCGTGATGCCGGTGTGAAGCCCGAACTCGAGCTGTTCAACCCCGGGCAGATACCCGAAGCACAGCACCTCATCGAGGAGGACCTCCTCGACGCCCCCTACTGGGCGACGGTCATCTTCGGGATGCAGAACGGGATGCCACCGGGGCCGCGCAACCTCATCAACTTCGTCGACAACCTGCCTGAGCCGGTCGAGTGGCAGGCCCTCGCCGTCGGGAAGCACCAGCTCCCGATGACCACGGCCGCCATCACGATGGGCGGGCACGTCCGGGTCGGCATGGAGGACAACGTCTACTACCGGAAGGGGGAACTGGCCGAGAGCAACGCGCAACTGGTCCGCCGGACCGCCCGGATCGCCGACGAACTCGAACGTCCCATCGCGAGCCCGGCCGAGGCACGGGAGATGCTCGACCTCTGA
- a CDS encoding SDR family NAD(P)-dependent oxidoreductase, producing MVSGSTAIVTGGGRGIGRAICRELAAEGATVVIADIDESEMAETAALVEEEGGRAYPVETDLRSFEDIQDTVDEVLAEFESVDILVNNAGIAGPTAECEAVDPDEWDQTMAVNLRGPFLMCRQVLPVMKEQSYGRIVNIASVTGKRPLTQRTPYATSKMGVIGFTRTLAAEVGEDDINVNAVCPGSVDGPRIDRVFEAKAEAQGRTYEDVRGDAEAESPRRELVQKEDVARTVSFLCSPAADRITGQDLNVSAGKVMY from the coding sequence ATGGTATCAGGAAGCACTGCCATCGTTACCGGTGGTGGTCGCGGTATCGGCCGAGCCATCTGCCGCGAACTCGCTGCAGAGGGGGCCACCGTCGTCATCGCGGACATCGACGAGTCGGAGATGGCCGAGACCGCGGCACTTGTCGAGGAAGAAGGCGGGCGCGCGTACCCGGTGGAGACAGACCTCCGGTCGTTCGAGGACATCCAGGACACCGTCGACGAGGTGCTCGCCGAGTTCGAGTCCGTCGACATCCTCGTCAACAACGCCGGTATCGCGGGGCCGACCGCCGAGTGCGAGGCCGTGGATCCGGACGAGTGGGACCAGACGATGGCGGTGAACCTTCGCGGGCCGTTCCTGATGTGCCGGCAGGTACTCCCGGTCATGAAAGAGCAATCGTACGGCCGCATCGTGAACATCGCGTCCGTCACGGGGAAGCGACCGTTGACGCAGCGGACCCCCTACGCGACGAGCAAGATGGGCGTCATCGGGTTCACCCGAACCCTGGCGGCGGAGGTCGGCGAGGACGACATCAACGTGAACGCGGTCTGTCCCGGGTCGGTCGATGGGCCGCGGATCGACCGCGTGTTCGAGGCCAAGGCCGAGGCGCAGGGACGGACCTACGAGGACGTCCGGGGAGACGCCGAGGCGGAGAGCCCACGGCGGGAACTCGTCCAGAAGGAGGATGTCGCGAGGACCGTCTCGTTCCTCTGTTCGCCTGCTGCGGACAGGATCACCGGGCAGGACCTGAACGTCTCTGCCGGGAAAGTGATGTACTGA
- a CDS encoding sugar ABC transporter substrate-binding protein, producing MKRTVAGGTTMGLGAMAGCTGDSGNTSNDGGGGGGGGGGGGGGSGGGGGGKSMASITRLSNAYWGSWVKGYKEAAEALGYETNVQLNDGKLSKQIQQVDSGIANNVDLIMGQAFTNSGVPPIAEAAVEAGVPLTMLWTIDKWYTPEDAGDEFVQFFMPNAINNGYTAAKALFEAMGGSGNIVHIEGVRGNAANTGRNLGLDKAMKEYPDINLLAPPQQGRWVKSESRKVMSDFVSQFGDDIDGVFGQNDAVGLGALTIAEENDLDVEVVGIDGIPEALDLVEEGRFTASVSSLGPWQGGWCLVKAHDFANGWRPKPGERMMLHGSPLLVKETSEFDMIETLPVIDAGEFNELIFEGDSTPYDWEKMSVVEAGEDEWDPQNSLVPIRKEDMVAPGLLNWKEENRPSGYEIPSVYSDSGAMDEVEQMYADHFQTNPLQ from the coding sequence ATGAAGCGGACCGTCGCAGGTGGGACGACCATGGGGCTCGGCGCGATGGCAGGGTGTACCGGAGACTCTGGAAATACGAGTAACGACGGCGGCGGAGGCGGCGGTGGCGGTGGCGGTGGCGGCGGTGGGTCGGGTGGTGGCGGCGGTGGAAAGTCCATGGCCAGCATCACTCGCCTCTCCAACGCGTACTGGGGTTCCTGGGTCAAGGGATACAAAGAGGCCGCCGAGGCCCTCGGGTACGAGACCAACGTCCAGCTCAACGACGGGAAACTGAGCAAGCAGATCCAGCAGGTCGACTCGGGCATCGCGAACAACGTGGACCTCATCATGGGACAGGCGTTCACCAACTCCGGTGTTCCGCCGATCGCGGAGGCAGCCGTCGAAGCAGGCGTGCCCCTGACCATGCTGTGGACCATCGACAAGTGGTACACGCCGGAGGACGCGGGCGACGAGTTCGTCCAGTTCTTCATGCCCAACGCGATCAACAACGGCTACACCGCGGCGAAGGCCCTGTTCGAGGCGATGGGCGGGAGCGGCAACATCGTCCACATCGAGGGCGTTCGCGGGAACGCGGCCAACACCGGGCGCAACCTCGGGCTCGACAAGGCGATGAAGGAGTACCCGGACATCAACCTCCTGGCACCGCCGCAGCAGGGTCGGTGGGTCAAGTCCGAGTCACGGAAGGTCATGTCCGACTTCGTCTCCCAGTTCGGCGACGACATCGACGGCGTGTTCGGCCAGAACGACGCTGTCGGTCTCGGTGCACTCACCATCGCAGAGGAGAACGACCTCGACGTCGAGGTCGTCGGAATCGACGGCATCCCGGAAGCGCTCGACCTCGTCGAAGAGGGTCGGTTCACCGCCTCCGTCTCCTCTCTCGGCCCCTGGCAGGGTGGCTGGTGTCTGGTCAAGGCACACGACTTCGCGAACGGCTGGCGGCCCAAGCCAGGCGAGCGCATGATGCTGCACGGCAGTCCGCTGCTCGTGAAGGAGACGAGCGAGTTCGACATGATCGAGACGCTCCCCGTCATCGACGCCGGAGAGTTCAACGAACTCATCTTCGAAGGCGACTCCACTCCCTACGACTGGGAGAAGATGTCCGTCGTGGAAGCAGGTGAGGACGAGTGGGACCCCCAGAACTCACTCGTTCCCATCCGGAAGGAGGACATGGTCGCCCCCGGCCTCCTCAACTGGAAAGAGGAGAACCGTCCGAGCGGCTACGAGATCCCGTCCGTGTACTCCGACTCGGGAGCCATGGACGAGGTCGAACAGATGTACGCGGACCACTTCCAGACCAACCCACTCCAGTGA